A single window of Shewanella sp. Choline-02u-19 DNA harbors:
- a CDS encoding DcaP family trimeric outer membrane transporter: MLISKIKKITLAGSLCLLAGSAAASYEFDVGDDGKLTFGGYIKVDARYVSGDVAYRDFWIGTGAPLEESASQFRIFANETRFNTKYVHGDVMGFIEMDFLGGGGNQVVSNSANPRIRHAFIKYEGITAGQTWTTFMNTSAIPESADFAGATVGLAFIRQGQIRYDIGNFQFSIENPESVGGDTTNDDLPDVVARYNLKGDWGDISISALGRSLNTDLGNSETALGGSIAGRIKTFGKDDLRFQFHQGEVGRYVGIGVARDLVGEEVENTTSYLAAYRHYWTDTLRSTALYGRVETDIGNAERSQWSINLFQNLTPHLAIGFEVGNFEIGDQDVDSDYAQLSFRYAL; encoded by the coding sequence ATGCTTATTTCAAAAATAAAAAAAATTACGTTAGCCGGTTCACTGTGTTTATTGGCGGGTTCTGCCGCAGCAAGTTATGAATTTGACGTCGGTGACGATGGCAAATTAACCTTCGGTGGCTACATCAAAGTTGATGCTCGTTATGTCAGTGGTGATGTTGCTTATCGTGACTTTTGGATTGGTACCGGTGCCCCACTTGAAGAGAGTGCATCTCAATTTCGCATCTTTGCCAACGAAACACGTTTTAACACCAAATATGTTCATGGCGACGTGATGGGCTTTATTGAAATGGACTTTCTCGGTGGTGGTGGTAATCAGGTGGTATCTAACTCCGCAAACCCAAGAATACGTCACGCATTTATTAAATATGAAGGGATAACAGCGGGCCAGACTTGGACCACCTTTATGAACACCAGTGCCATTCCTGAGTCTGCCGATTTTGCCGGTGCAACTGTGGGCCTAGCCTTTATTCGTCAAGGGCAGATCCGTTACGACATTGGTAATTTCCAATTTTCTATAGAAAACCCAGAAAGCGTTGGTGGCGATACCACTAATGATGATCTACCCGATGTTGTTGCGCGTTATAACCTTAAAGGTGATTGGGGGGACATCTCGATATCGGCCCTCGGCCGCAGTCTCAATACCGACTTAGGAAATAGTGAAACAGCCCTCGGTGGCTCTATCGCCGGGCGGATCAAAACATTCGGTAAAGATGACCTGCGTTTTCAATTCCATCAAGGTGAAGTTGGTCGTTATGTAGGTATTGGTGTTGCCAGAGATTTAGTCGGAGAAGAGGTTGAAAATACCACCTCTTATTTGGCGGCATACCGCCATTACTGGACCGATACCTTAAGAAGTACTGCGCTATATGGCCGTGTTGAAACTGACATAGGCAATGCGGAGCGCAGTCAGTGGAGCATCAATTTATTCCAAAACTTGACTCCTCATTTGGCCATTGGTTTTGAAGTCGGTAATTTTGAAATTGGCGACCAAGATGTCGACTCTGACTACGCTCAGCTTTCATTCCGCTACGCACTTTAA
- a CDS encoding ABC transporter ATP-binding protein, protein MTDKILKVDQISLAFGGVKALTDVSFEVEKGAVFSIIGPNGAGKTSMLNCISGRYRPYQGSIQFDHQEVTHLRPNDRADLGIGRTFQNLALFGHMSVLDNIMVGRHHQMKNNWLTGPLYWASPAQKEELKHRRQVEEIIDFLDISHVRKSVAGTLSYGLRKRVELARAIALNPKLILLDEPMAGMNLEEKEDMARYILDLNEEFGITVVMIEHDMGVVMDISHQVMVLDFGKKLVSGLPDEVMANEHVRQAYLGLDDNEQLQEVG, encoded by the coding sequence GTGACAGATAAAATATTAAAAGTTGATCAAATCTCTCTGGCGTTTGGTGGTGTTAAAGCATTAACCGACGTTAGCTTCGAAGTTGAGAAAGGGGCTGTATTCTCAATTATTGGTCCTAATGGTGCTGGCAAGACCTCAATGCTTAACTGCATCTCAGGTCGATACCGTCCTTATCAGGGCAGCATTCAATTTGATCACCAAGAAGTGACCCATTTACGCCCAAATGATCGCGCCGATTTGGGAATAGGCCGTACCTTTCAAAATCTCGCGCTATTTGGCCATATGTCGGTACTCGATAACATTATGGTTGGCCGACATCACCAGATGAAAAATAACTGGTTAACTGGGCCACTTTATTGGGCTTCACCCGCTCAAAAAGAGGAACTCAAACATCGCCGTCAAGTGGAAGAAATAATTGATTTTCTTGATATCTCCCACGTGCGTAAATCCGTTGCTGGAACCTTGTCTTATGGCCTGCGCAAGCGCGTCGAATTAGCTCGTGCAATAGCCCTTAATCCCAAGCTTATTTTATTAGACGAGCCCATGGCGGGCATGAACCTAGAAGAGAAAGAGGATATGGCGCGCTATATCTTGGATCTCAACGAGGAGTTCGGCATTACCGTTGTGATGATTGAGCATGACATGGGGGTGGTTATGGATATTTCACATCAAGTGATGGTACTCGACTTTGGTAAGAAACTCGTGAGTGGTTTACCCGATGAAGTGATGGCTAATGAGCACGTTAGACAGGCTTATTTAGGCTTAGATGATAACGAGCAATTACAAGAGGTGGGCTAA
- a CDS encoding long-chain fatty acid--CoA ligase produces MKTDNKSSANRFDMGDMDTFPKILRHNATLWGDDIAMREKEFGIWSEFSWLDYHNRVKWLSLTIRHLGIEAEATIALLGDNRPEWVWGEVAAHALSCYSLGIYQDSMHEEVAYLLNRSNAQVVIAEDEEQCDKLLELGDQIPTVKYIVYCDPRGMRKYNDPRLISIEDIYKTGRKLDKQNPQGYDKLVDAGKPENIAIYCTTSGTTSKPKIVLLQGSKFIEHCCSYLRADPRKPGDNYVSVLPLPWIMEQVYAVGQALIARQIVNFVEEQETMMADLREIGPSFVLLAPRVWEGILADVQARMMDSTPLKKKLFEFALKRAEAALAKGKRSTFADLILMKALRDRLGFSFLKSAATGGAAMGPDTFKFFQSIGVPLRQLYGQTEMCGAYTIHHQDDVDYDSVGVAFDTAQLQVINTDSEGVGEVIAKTVGMFNGYLGDQAAYDEDVKEGWMHTGDAGYFKPSGHLVVIDRIKDLAKTSQGIQYSPQYIENKLKFSSFIGEAVILGKDKPFLSAILCIRFSIVSKWAEQQGLAFTNYTNLSSLPEVYEQLTKEIEIVNQSLPDAQKINKFILLYKELDADDGELTRTRKVRRGVIAEKYADIIESIYSDKSHVDIDTVITFQDGSKSRIQTQLKVATVIEAGATLDTDLSQRRAS; encoded by the coding sequence ATGAAAACGGACAATAAATCATCGGCAAATCGCTTCGATATGGGGGATATGGATACCTTTCCAAAGATATTACGCCATAACGCCACTTTGTGGGGTGATGATATTGCCATGCGCGAGAAAGAGTTTGGTATTTGGAGCGAATTTAGCTGGCTCGATTATCACAACCGCGTGAAGTGGCTGTCACTGACCATTCGCCATTTAGGTATTGAAGCTGAAGCGACGATTGCGTTACTCGGTGATAACAGACCTGAATGGGTATGGGGAGAAGTTGCAGCCCATGCACTGAGTTGTTATTCGCTGGGGATCTATCAAGACTCAATGCATGAAGAGGTGGCATACCTACTTAATCGCAGCAATGCGCAAGTCGTGATCGCTGAAGATGAAGAGCAATGCGACAAATTACTTGAGCTTGGCGATCAAATTCCGACGGTAAAATATATTGTTTATTGCGACCCAAGAGGGATGCGCAAATATAACGACCCACGATTAATCAGCATCGAAGACATATATAAGACAGGGCGAAAGCTAGATAAGCAAAACCCACAAGGTTACGACAAGCTAGTCGATGCTGGGAAACCTGAGAATATTGCTATCTATTGCACCACATCAGGTACCACTTCAAAGCCCAAAATAGTATTGCTGCAAGGCAGTAAGTTTATCGAGCATTGCTGCTCATATTTACGCGCTGATCCTAGAAAACCAGGTGATAACTATGTGTCGGTACTGCCTCTGCCTTGGATCATGGAGCAGGTTTATGCGGTTGGGCAGGCGTTAATTGCACGACAAATCGTTAATTTTGTCGAAGAGCAGGAAACCATGATGGCAGATCTACGCGAGATAGGTCCCAGCTTTGTGCTGCTAGCACCGCGAGTTTGGGAAGGGATCTTAGCCGACGTTCAAGCGCGGATGATGGATTCCACTCCGCTGAAAAAGAAGCTATTTGAATTTGCGCTCAAACGCGCCGAAGCGGCACTTGCTAAGGGGAAGCGCTCGACCTTCGCTGATCTTATTTTAATGAAAGCATTGCGCGATAGATTAGGCTTCTCATTTCTAAAGTCTGCGGCAACGGGTGGCGCAGCAATGGGACCCGATACCTTTAAATTCTTCCAGAGTATTGGCGTGCCACTGCGCCAGCTATATGGCCAAACTGAGATGTGCGGTGCATATACCATTCATCATCAGGATGATGTCGATTATGACAGCGTAGGCGTAGCATTCGATACCGCGCAATTGCAGGTGATCAATACCGATAGCGAAGGTGTGGGTGAAGTTATCGCCAAGACGGTGGGTATGTTCAATGGCTATTTGGGCGACCAAGCCGCCTATGACGAAGATGTTAAAGAGGGTTGGATGCACACCGGAGACGCTGGTTATTTCAAACCTTCTGGGCATTTGGTGGTGATTGACCGGATCAAAGATTTGGCCAAAACCAGTCAAGGGATCCAGTACTCCCCGCAATACATTGAAAACAAATTAAAATTCTCTTCATTTATCGGTGAAGCGGTCATTCTTGGTAAAGACAAACCCTTCCTTTCTGCCATCTTGTGTATCCGATTTAGCATCGTTTCAAAATGGGCAGAACAGCAAGGGCTGGCATTTACCAACTATACCAATTTATCGAGTTTACCTGAGGTGTATGAGCAGCTCACTAAAGAGATTGAAATTGTTAACCAGTCGCTGCCAGATGCACAAAAAATCAATAAATTCATATTACTGTATAAAGAACTTGATGCCGATGATGGCGAACTTACTCGTACTCGTAAAGTTCGTCGTGGCGTTATTGCTGAAAAATACGCTGACATTATCGAGTCCATCTATAGCGATAAGTCCCATGTCGATATTGATACTGTGATTACCTTCCAAGATGGCAGCAAATCTCGTATTCAAACGCAGCTAAAGGTAGCTACCGTTATTGAAGCTGGTGCGACGTTAGACACTGATCTTTCTCAAAGGAGAGCCTCATGA
- a CDS encoding branched-chain amino acid ABC transporter permease: MNFELLLQLIINGLIVGLLYGVVGMCFVLVYKSTQIVNFAQGEFLLIGAWVCWALLVYLELPFFLGFFLTLCFMGVFGVFLQMIVLRPMIGEPIISVIMVTIGLSIFFQSLTKWIFGVSPQSYPKVFDTQSIAIFGLNVELAYLMSTVIALIIMVSFFLFFKYSKHGLAMRATAFDQQVAQSLGISVKQVFAMSWGIAATVSATAGVVIGMVNGVSDSLSSIGIKVFPAVILGGLDSIVGAIVGGIMIGVLENVAEFFDSQYLHIGNMYDIAPFYVLLIILWFKPYGLFGTRNIERI, encoded by the coding sequence ATGAATTTTGAACTGTTACTGCAGCTAATCATCAATGGACTGATTGTCGGTTTGTTATACGGTGTGGTGGGGATGTGTTTTGTGCTGGTGTATAAATCGACGCAGATAGTTAACTTCGCTCAAGGCGAGTTCTTGCTGATAGGGGCGTGGGTATGTTGGGCATTATTAGTCTATTTGGAACTGCCTTTCTTTTTAGGCTTTTTCCTCACGCTCTGCTTTATGGGGGTGTTCGGTGTGTTTTTGCAGATGATTGTCCTGCGTCCGATGATTGGTGAACCTATTATCTCGGTGATCATGGTGACCATAGGTTTATCCATCTTCTTCCAGTCGCTAACTAAGTGGATCTTTGGTGTGTCACCACAGAGTTATCCAAAAGTTTTTGATACCCAATCTATTGCTATATTTGGGCTTAATGTCGAGCTGGCTTACCTAATGAGTACCGTGATTGCACTCATTATCATGGTCAGTTTTTTCTTGTTTTTTAAATATTCTAAGCACGGTTTAGCCATGCGGGCTACGGCGTTTGACCAGCAAGTGGCCCAGAGCTTAGGTATATCCGTTAAACAAGTCTTTGCCATGAGTTGGGGAATAGCAGCCACGGTGTCTGCTACCGCAGGTGTTGTGATCGGCATGGTCAACGGTGTCTCAGATTCACTCTCCTCTATTGGTATCAAAGTATTTCCAGCCGTCATTTTGGGCGGTCTCGATTCGATTGTTGGGGCCATTGTGGGGGGGATCATGATTGGCGTACTTGAGAACGTGGCCGAGTTTTTCGACAGTCAGTATCTGCATATCGGCAATATGTATGACATTGCTCCATTTTATGTGCTGTTGATCATTCTCTGGTTTAAACCCTACGGCCTGTTTGGTACCCGTAATATCGAGCGCATTTAG
- a CDS encoding branched-chain amino acid ABC transporter permease produces the protein MSSLAMRPCGDFRTSYKADNTIFETKTVRLLMIAVIAIACGAPLVLDGYFLTLFIQISYLGIAALGLNILVGFTGQISLGHGAFFGFGAFASAWLNTSFQIPVVLCIPLAGFLTMAVGMMFGMPAARIKGLYLAIATLAAQFIIEDFFARADWFSGGSSGSMAAPVNLFGFEFDTDQSFFYIALFALVFMYTWGCNLMRSRDGRAFVAVRDHYLSAEIMGVKLNKYRLLSFGISSFYAGIGGALYGHYLGYVSAEGFTILMSIQFLAMVIIGGLGSIKGTLMGVVFMVLLPEVLETMVSLMKYTDWGNIPMVTDGLAYIKEMAIGLVIILFLIFEPEGLAHRWAQIKNYWKFYPFAY, from the coding sequence ATGTCTAGCTTAGCGATGCGACCGTGTGGTGATTTCCGCACAAGCTATAAAGCCGACAATACAATATTTGAAACCAAAACCGTTCGGCTGCTGATGATTGCAGTCATCGCCATTGCCTGTGGTGCCCCCTTGGTGCTTGATGGTTACTTTTTAACCCTGTTTATCCAAATATCTTATCTTGGTATTGCGGCGTTAGGGCTCAATATACTGGTCGGTTTTACTGGGCAGATCTCACTGGGCCATGGCGCATTTTTTGGCTTTGGTGCATTTGCCTCAGCCTGGTTAAATACCAGTTTTCAAATCCCAGTGGTGCTTTGTATCCCTTTAGCGGGCTTTCTGACCATGGCCGTTGGCATGATGTTTGGTATGCCAGCTGCGCGGATTAAGGGGCTGTATTTGGCGATAGCCACCTTAGCGGCTCAGTTTATCATTGAAGACTTTTTTGCTCGAGCAGATTGGTTCTCTGGCGGTTCTTCAGGCTCGATGGCTGCACCGGTCAATCTGTTTGGGTTTGAGTTTGATACCGATCAGAGCTTTTTCTACATCGCACTATTTGCCTTGGTGTTTATGTACACCTGGGGCTGCAATCTGATGCGTAGCCGAGACGGGCGCGCTTTTGTTGCGGTACGTGATCACTACCTTTCAGCCGAAATAATGGGGGTTAAGCTCAACAAGTATCGCTTGTTATCTTTTGGTATTTCCTCGTTTTATGCCGGTATTGGCGGCGCATTATACGGGCACTACTTGGGCTATGTGTCTGCAGAGGGCTTCACTATCTTAATGTCGATTCAGTTTCTAGCCATGGTGATTATTGGTGGGCTGGGCTCGATAAAGGGCACCTTAATGGGCGTGGTATTTATGGTGTTACTGCCTGAAGTGCTTGAAACCATGGTCAGTCTGATGAAGTACACCGACTGGGGCAATATTCCCATGGTGACCGACGGCTTAGCGTATATCAAAGAGATGGCGATTGGATTGGTCATCATTCTGTTTTTGATTTTCGAACCAGAGGGGCTTGCTCATCGCTGGGCGCAGATTAAGAACTATTGGAAATTTTACCCGTTTGCTTACTGA
- a CDS encoding ABC transporter substrate-binding protein, with protein MYNHTNNNGLNKVKYLKWALGSSLACLATTASGLAHAEEAIFVGHLADMSGPTAFVGKPYADGVRDSLAYINAHGGIDGTKLEYETIDYGYKVPQAIASYKKWQSRKNMVAMQGWGTADTEALISFAAKDKTPIFSASYSGHLTDPQGKNPNTKKPAPYNFFYGASYSDSCRGLVQWAADDWKTKGGEGKPKFTHIGANHPFPNAPKAACAEYAAELGFDVLPSVVISMKPGDFKAQCLSLKSSKTNYGYIGNLGGSVQSLIKSCNTVGTDIQFMSNIWGGDKLVFKAAGEGVKNYIFPTMTPFWTDDVPGMKLVREISKMSDSEGNKERLHHYIRGVCSVYFMKESMEWAKANGGVTGENVKKGMYVRNNWVPKGLEGVCLAATWTPEDHRGVNQVNIYKGNFNGGDVRVDKVDQITLERRVDWLGY; from the coding sequence ATGTATAACCATACTAATAATAACGGTTTGAATAAAGTGAAATACTTAAAGTGGGCGCTGGGCTCAAGCCTTGCTTGTTTAGCCACAACAGCCAGTGGTTTAGCTCACGCAGAAGAGGCTATTTTTGTTGGCCACCTAGCTGATATGTCAGGTCCTACCGCGTTTGTGGGTAAGCCCTATGCCGACGGTGTGCGAGATTCACTTGCTTATATTAATGCCCATGGCGGTATTGATGGCACCAAGCTTGAGTATGAAACCATTGATTACGGCTACAAAGTGCCTCAAGCGATAGCCTCTTATAAAAAGTGGCAGTCACGTAAAAATATGGTGGCCATGCAAGGCTGGGGCACGGCAGATACCGAGGCGCTGATCTCTTTTGCGGCGAAAGATAAAACCCCTATTTTTTCAGCATCCTATTCTGGTCACTTAACTGATCCTCAGGGCAAGAACCCCAACACTAAAAAGCCGGCACCTTATAACTTTTTCTATGGTGCATCTTACTCAGATTCTTGTCGTGGACTAGTACAGTGGGCTGCCGATGACTGGAAAACAAAAGGTGGCGAAGGTAAACCCAAGTTCACCCATATTGGGGCTAACCATCCATTTCCTAACGCCCCCAAAGCGGCCTGCGCTGAATATGCAGCAGAGCTAGGTTTTGATGTTCTGCCTTCGGTGGTTATTTCAATGAAACCGGGTGACTTTAAGGCTCAGTGTTTAAGTCTTAAAAGCTCGAAAACAAACTACGGCTATATCGGTAACTTAGGCGGTTCAGTGCAATCACTGATTAAGTCGTGTAACACCGTTGGCACCGATATTCAGTTTATGTCGAATATCTGGGGCGGCGACAAATTGGTCTTTAAGGCGGCTGGTGAGGGCGTTAAAAACTATATATTCCCCACCATGACGCCATTTTGGACTGATGATGTCCCGGGGATGAAACTGGTACGTGAGATCTCAAAGATGTCCGACAGTGAAGGGAATAAAGAGCGACTACATCACTATATCCGCGGAGTCTGTTCAGTTTATTTTATGAAAGAGTCTATGGAGTGGGCTAAAGCCAACGGTGGTGTCACTGGTGAGAATGTTAAAAAGGGCATGTATGTGCGTAATAATTGGGTACCGAAAGGGCTCGAAGGTGTGTGCTTAGCGGCAACATGGACCCCGGAGGATCACCGCGGTGTTAACCAAGTTAACATCTACAAAGGTAACTTTAATGGTGGTGATGTACGAGTTGATAAAGTGGATCAGATAACGCTAGAGCGTCGTGTTGACTGGTTAGGTTACTAA
- a CDS encoding ABC transporter ATP-binding protein: MTQAVQLKPESPLLSINNIEVVYDDVIQVLRGVSIDVPQGEIVTLLGPNGAGKSTTLKAISGLLKTENGEVSRGDIHFMGERIDVKNAEDVVRSGLFQVMEGRRIIEDMSVIENLKLGAYTRNDGQVNQDIDMVYNYFPRLKERTGLAGYLSGGEQQMLAIGRALMARPKMICLDEPSMGLSPLLVKEVFGIIEKINRDQGITMLLVEQNANYALKAANYGYIMESGKIVLDGSNEQLLNNEDVKEFYLGGGKEKRKSFKNLKSYKRRKRWL, translated from the coding sequence ATGACACAAGCTGTGCAGTTAAAGCCTGAAAGTCCTCTTTTATCGATTAATAACATTGAAGTGGTTTATGACGATGTTATTCAAGTACTACGTGGCGTTAGCATCGATGTTCCTCAAGGCGAGATTGTGACCCTATTAGGGCCTAATGGTGCGGGGAAATCGACAACCTTGAAAGCGATTTCTGGCCTACTCAAGACCGAAAATGGTGAAGTGTCACGCGGTGATATCCATTTTATGGGTGAGCGTATTGATGTCAAAAATGCTGAGGATGTTGTACGTTCCGGACTTTTCCAAGTGATGGAAGGGCGCCGGATCATCGAGGACATGAGTGTTATTGAAAATCTAAAGCTTGGCGCATATACCCGAAACGATGGTCAGGTGAATCAAGATATAGACATGGTGTATAACTATTTCCCTCGTCTTAAAGAGCGCACTGGGTTAGCGGGATATTTGTCTGGCGGTGAACAGCAAATGTTAGCGATTGGGCGCGCATTAATGGCACGACCTAAGATGATCTGTTTAGACGAACCGTCTATGGGGTTGTCACCGCTACTGGTTAAAGAGGTATTTGGCATTATTGAGAAGATTAACCGTGACCAAGGGATCACCATGTTGCTGGTGGAGCAAAATGCTAACTATGCGCTAAAGGCGGCAAATTATGGCTACATCATGGAGTCAGGAAAAATAGTGCTAGATGGATCCAATGAGCAGCTATTGAATAATGAAGATGTGAAAGAGTTTTATCTTGGTGGCGGCAAAGAAAAGCGTAAGAGTTTTAAAAACTTGAAATCTTATAAGCGCCGTAAACGCTGGTTGTAA
- a CDS encoding phenylacetate--CoA ligase family protein: MSFFSAQEQQAATLREATLMSRLSDFLCFAQESSDYYHRVLANIDLSQINSRSALAALPITRKSDLIKLQAANMPFAGMVPNMSGVGRVFQSPGPIYEPEADGHDWWRMGQAFFAAGFRAGDLVQNCLSYHLTPGGFIMDSGAKACGCSVIPAGPGQTEMQLDIIHNLQPNSYCGTPSFLKILLDKAKLQQQGPLPFSKALVTGEALTPALKAVFDEADIEVKQAYATADIGLIAFESVADAGLVVAEDIILEIVRPGSLAPVKRGEVGEVVITSFNPNYPLIRFATGDLSAQLDSPSDCGRTNMRIKGWLGRADQTTKVKGLFIHPEQVERVRLYHSAIQRVRLVVCSENDNDKMCLLCEVDDNVRLNIDIVAIQQSIRAVTQLSSDVSLVAIGSMLDDGIVIEDQR, encoded by the coding sequence ATGTCATTTTTTAGTGCACAAGAACAACAAGCTGCGACGCTAAGAGAAGCGACGTTAATGTCTCGCTTGAGCGATTTTTTATGTTTTGCTCAGGAGTCATCTGATTATTACCACCGCGTGTTAGCTAATATCGACCTAAGCCAAATCAACTCTCGCTCAGCACTGGCTGCGCTGCCGATCACTCGAAAGTCAGATTTGATTAAGCTTCAAGCGGCAAATATGCCGTTTGCGGGTATGGTACCGAATATGAGTGGCGTGGGGAGGGTCTTTCAGTCGCCAGGGCCAATCTATGAGCCGGAAGCCGATGGCCACGATTGGTGGCGCATGGGGCAAGCATTTTTTGCTGCAGGGTTTAGGGCGGGTGATTTGGTACAAAACTGTTTGTCTTATCATCTTACACCCGGTGGGTTTATTATGGACTCTGGTGCTAAAGCCTGCGGTTGTAGTGTGATCCCCGCAGGCCCTGGGCAGACCGAAATGCAGCTCGATATCATTCATAATTTACAACCTAACAGTTACTGCGGCACGCCTTCATTTCTTAAAATATTGCTAGATAAAGCTAAGCTTCAGCAGCAAGGACCATTGCCTTTTAGTAAAGCGTTAGTGACTGGGGAGGCGCTGACTCCCGCGCTTAAAGCCGTTTTTGACGAGGCTGATATTGAGGTTAAACAGGCGTATGCCACCGCAGATATTGGCTTAATTGCCTTTGAGAGTGTTGCTGATGCGGGTTTAGTCGTGGCTGAAGATATTATTTTGGAAATTGTCAGGCCGGGCAGTTTAGCGCCAGTCAAACGAGGTGAAGTGGGAGAGGTGGTGATAACCAGTTTTAACCCAAACTATCCATTAATTCGTTTTGCGACTGGCGATCTAAGTGCGCAGTTAGACAGCCCAAGTGACTGTGGTCGCACCAATATGCGGATCAAGGGCTGGCTTGGGCGCGCCGACCAAACCACTAAAGTCAAAGGCTTGTTTATACATCCTGAGCAGGTTGAACGAGTCCGGCTTTATCATAGTGCCATCCAGCGTGTGAGACTGGTGGTCTGCAGTGAAAATGACAATGACAAGATGTGCCTGCTGTGCGAAGTGGATGATAATGTACGGCTTAACATTGACATTGTGGCGATTCAACAATCGATTCGCGCGGTGACACAACTCTCTAGCGACGTTAGCTTAGTCGCTATAGGCAGTATGCTGGACGACGGTATTGTGATTGAAGATCAACGTTAA
- a CDS encoding proline--tRNA ligase → MRVSKYLLSTQKETPANAEVVSHQLMLRAGMVRRNASGLYSWLPTGLRVLRKIEAIVREEMNKAGSVEILMPMVQPADLWVESGRLEKFGPELLRFQDRHNRDFVLGPTHEEVITDIVRKEVNSYKQLPLNLFQIQTKFRDEVRPRFGVMRSREFLMKDAYSFHLDQETMDETYESMFQAYSNILTRLGLAFRPVMADTGAIGGSTSHEFHVLANSGEDLIAYSTESDYAANVEKCETPMPTDTRQVATNEMTLVDTPNAKTITELVEQHGIAIEKTVKTLIVKGATEEAPLVAVVVRGDHDLNEVKAEKIDAVLAPFEFADEADIRKAIGAGPGSIGPVGLNIPVFIDHSVAVMSDFGAGANQDNKHYFGINWERDLPEAPAFDLRNIIEGEPSPCGKGTIALLRGIEVGHIFQLGNNYSEAMHANVLDHNGKSKTLLMGCYGVGVSRMVAAAIEQNHDDRGIIWPEAIAPFSVGILPMNMHKSHRVKDSAEKLYQDLTDAGIEVLFDDRKERAGVMFADMELIGLPNVVVIGDRNIDNGVFEYKNRRTGEKQEVPFEQIVEFLKAQQA, encoded by the coding sequence ATGCGCGTAAGCAAGTACCTGCTATCAACTCAAAAAGAAACACCGGCTAATGCAGAAGTAGTTAGTCACCAGTTAATGTTACGTGCGGGCATGGTCCGTCGTAATGCATCAGGCTTATACAGCTGGTTGCCGACAGGTTTACGTGTACTGCGTAAAATTGAAGCTATCGTTCGCGAAGAGATGAACAAGGCCGGTTCGGTTGAGATCCTTATGCCTATGGTTCAACCTGCGGATCTTTGGGTTGAATCTGGTCGCTTAGAAAAGTTTGGCCCCGAGCTACTGCGCTTCCAAGACCGTCATAACCGTGACTTCGTTTTGGGCCCAACTCACGAAGAAGTGATCACTGATATCGTGCGTAAAGAGGTTAACTCTTACAAGCAACTGCCCCTGAACTTGTTCCAAATTCAGACTAAATTCCGTGACGAAGTTCGTCCACGCTTTGGTGTGATGCGTTCACGCGAATTCTTGATGAAAGACGCTTATTCTTTCCATTTAGATCAAGAAACCATGGACGAGACTTATGAGTCTATGTTCCAAGCGTATAGCAACATATTGACCCGCTTAGGCTTAGCTTTCCGCCCTGTAATGGCTGACACTGGCGCCATCGGTGGCAGCACATCACATGAGTTCCATGTTTTGGCTAATAGTGGTGAAGACTTAATCGCATACTCAACTGAGAGCGATTACGCAGCCAACGTTGAAAAATGTGAAACACCAATGCCAACAGACACTCGTCAAGTAGCCACCAATGAGATGACGCTTGTAGACACTCCGAATGCTAAAACCATTACCGAGCTCGTTGAACAACACGGTATTGCGATTGAGAAAACAGTTAAAACACTTATCGTTAAAGGCGCAACAGAAGAAGCGCCGTTAGTGGCGGTTGTTGTTCGTGGCGATCATGATTTAAACGAAGTCAAAGCTGAAAAGATTGATGCGGTACTGGCTCCATTTGAATTTGCCGATGAAGCTGATATCCGTAAAGCGATTGGCGCAGGTCCTGGTTCTATTGGGCCTGTAGGTCTTAATATTCCAGTATTTATCGACCACAGCGTCGCAGTAATGAGTGACTTTGGCGCCGGTGCTAACCAAGATAATAAGCATTACTTTGGTATCAACTGGGAACGTGATCTACCAGAGGCACCAGCATTTGATCTGCGTAATATCATCGAAGGTGAACCTAGCCCATGTGGTAAAGGCACTATTGCCCTGCTTCGTGGTATCGAAGTCGGCCATATCTTCCAGTTGGGCAACAACTACTCTGAAGCGATGCACGCTAACGTACTCGACCACAATGGTAAGTCTAAGACCTTACTAATGGGTTGTTACGGTGTTGGCGTGAGCCGCATGGTTGCAGCAGCTATTGAGCAAAACCACGATGATCGCGGTATTATTTGGCCAGAAGCTATTGCACCGTTCTCCGTCGGTATTTTACCAATGAACATGCACAAATCTCACCGTGTTAAAGATAGCGCTGAAAAGCTTTATCAAGACTTAACCGACGCAGGTATAGAAGTCTTGTTTGATGACCGTAAAGAGCGTGCGGGTGTGATGTTTGCTGATATGGAACTGATTGGCTTGCCAAATGTGGTTGTTATCGGCGACCGTAACATTGATAACGGTGTATTCGAGTATAAAAATCGTCGTACTGGTGAGAAGCAAGAAGTGCCATTCGAGCAAATTGTTGAGTTCTTAAAAGCGCAACAAGCTTAA